The genome window GACTGTCTCATTCCCAATGATTACTGTAATAATGTTTAGCACTGGTATATGTCACTGAAGCAATATAACTCATCCTGCGCACTTTGCTGAGCCAGTGAAGGATTTTCTTTCTTATGTTATTTTAGTGATACATTTTGGAATAGTTATTTGTGGCCAGGAGTCCATGAAAGCACAACTGGGCCTCTCTGGGAGGGAAGAACACCATTCTTCTCTCCTGGACACTACCcatcaaaagtttagacacactcattctttatttacattttttccccacattttactataataataaagtcataaaaactctggaataacacaaatgaaactatgggaattatgttgtgataaaaaaaaaaatccaaaataaatcaaaatcatttaatattttatcctCAAAGTAGACAcactttttgcctagaatttccagaaatgtattcttgccattttctcaaccaatttcttgatttttttattttttttaaacagtattaaatgagttcacaccgacgctggacacttattggctgcttttccgAATATTTTGCTCCGAgtcatctgtttaaaaaaaaatattgttttgtaaataaaatgctagttttctaatgaaagaaatgaatacgttggcacgattatatttttgtctacaacaccgatttcacacatttaatcatacaccttcagatcaaaagcttattaacatcatgagaagcatttcagtcgagtgtccacaaacttttgacggGTAGTGTACATCAGAGCAACACACAGCCAGTGATGGGTATCTGATAATTTATGTATTCACAAGACAGTACTCTCCCTTCAAGCGTATTCAGCTGCTACATGAGTGGGAAATGGCGCCTAAATTCAGGGAAAACTATCAAAATTACTTAGTCATTTTTCAAAAAGTACTTGTTGAACCTTGCCTATTCACGGTTCTTGGGTCCTTTATTTGACTGAATATACTTTGAACCATTTGTTATAATTTCCACAGATTTATATTTGTACGATTACTGCTCATAAATACGTAATGTTTATCGGACTCGTAATGAAAACATGCTGTAAAATTAATTAAAGGTTCATTCTTGCTTTtattccatgtttagagttctGTAAGCAGCTGAAGACCATTGAGGAGATTGTCTGCGAGATACCTGAAGCGCTTCTAACAAAACTGAGGGATCAGCATTTGGAGGACCTGAGTCGGAGTTTGACGCTCGTCCGCCAGCAGTTTGAACGGACTTGGCAACAAAGTGAAGAAAAGAAGGTGAGTGGAATTACTCAGGGTATGCTATACCGCTTTATTCTACAGTATGTGTAATATTTGAATAAGTTGTCCACTCGCTCTCCTCAGAGAGAACACCGTGGTAAGCTGTGTGTACGTCTGAACCACCCGGCTTGCGAAGAAGAACTGAACAGGCTGGTCGCAGCTGAGGATGACCGGCAGGAAGAACAGAGGAAGGCTACTGAGAATAACAGACTGGAACTCCAGGTCATACACACTTCACATTGCCACTTCCACTCTTCCACTGCACTATaaattgtaacttttttttttcccctctccttcCTAACAGGCCTGTATTAAGAAGAACGCAGATGCGTTTGTGACTGCGCTCGCCACGTTGACGGAGCACTTGCTCTTCCAATTGGACAACATCGTGACCACTGACGAGATCCAAGGTGGATGTAAGTGGTCTGTGATGAGGCTTGGGTTGTTTTGGAAAGGTTCAACGAATCTGACCTGAGAACGCTTTCTGTTCGCAGCGGTAGAACCAAAGCGGGAAAACATCACGACGCTTGTACGTCGAACACAAGCGGGTACTCTACAGGAGGAGCGCAAGGAGAGACCTTTATCAGAGAAAGGGAGCAGGTTCAGACTGATAAGAGAGATCATGTATAACAGGTGCAGTTAGCGGTGCGAATAAGATTACGGttttttgttgattttcctTTTACAGAGCGTGGCCAGGAGTTAGTTACTTTGGAACCACTGACGGTTCATCTGTCAAGCAACAGAAACGAGAGACCGCCACCATCACTACAGCTAAAACCACAAGGGCACAGCTTAAGGTTATGGAGGTTCGAAATGCACTGCATCAGGTAAATGCACAATACTGCATTTCTAGGCTGCAAAACAACACCACTTCTTATGTTAAGAATTTCTTCTCAGCCTGAAATCATGATGTTGGTATTGTTGACTGCATGTATCTGTTCGACCCCAGAGTTATGAACAGAAGATCATGGAGGAGTTGGAGAGCTTGGAGATATCCAGGCAGGAACAGGAGGCAGAGTTGTTCCACTGGAAAGAGCATTGGAGAAACGAACTAAAGATACTCTCTACACTCAAATCAGAATAACTGAGGGATTAGTGGAGAGATGTCagttatatacagtgcatccggaaagtattcacagcgcttcactttttccacatatatacttatgtacatgtgcttttttgttttttatttttaataaatctgcaaagatttcaaaaaacttctttcacattgtatTTATGGGGTACTGTTTGTAgaattgaggaaaataatgaatttaatccattttggaataaggctgtaacataacaaaatgtggaaaaagtgaagcgctgtgaatactttctggatgcactgtatattttatttatattttcatataaaatatagaaCACGCAAAATGTTTCCATCTTGATTAGAGACGTCTTTTTATAATAACTATATAGAATAAGACATACAGTCGCATACCaagtagcattgctgcctcgcAGCTCACAGGTCCCTGCTTCGATCATGGGCTCGGATTAATGTCTGTTTAGAGTTTTGCACGTTCTCGCAATGTGGGTTTCCTTTGGAAAGCCATTCCTTCAGATGGATTGATTGGTGTTCGTTCCAATCAGGATAAGTTCCAGATCCACTCTGACCATAGTCGagcataaaaaaagaagaacaaatgagctttatttaaaagaaacttTATTTCCCAATTAAAAACTTACATTAAttgtttacactttttttttacttgtgctgagagaggggaaaaaaatatacaatttagtgtatttaatttaatatagtgttacttgataaaaaataaaatctgaaaatattgcggaagtaaaaaacaaacaaaaaacattgtgtATTTTCAAGTATCGTTGATTAGTGTTGCGCAAAGATGAATGAAAGCTTGatacagcagtgaaagttctgAGACAATCTCAAGTACAAACAGTGAAACTGTAACGCTCTCTTTTGCTATATAATCATGGTTAATTCACAGTGATAAAGTTGCTATCTAGACTACTGTAGATAATACAaattttatacaaaaatatttaatacttaatagAACAGAGTATGTTCAGATTCAGCAGCTCTTAGAGATGAAGCCCTACAAATATTCTAGGCACATTAATTTCCAGGACCTTGGATAGTGCTCTTGTGTTATTATAAACCATTTAGACTCAATGTTGTGTTCGACTAAGTACCTTCTTATAAAGCAACTTGAGTACATTCTAATAAAATCATGATCGGACTCAACATCTTTCGTTCTACGGCTCTGAACGTCCTCTTTGTTTCAGTTCTGTGGTATATGTTCTTGGGAAAACATGAATGTTCAGAGAGTAGAGCGTCAGAGATCATCGTTTATGGAAGAGTATATCCCAGCTGTCTCTCCATCGCAGTGCGTTCAGCTGCTCTGGGGTGAGCTCAGGCTGGCCGTATGTGAGAGGGCTGAAGGTGCGATAGCAAATATACACCGAGCACAAAGCTGCCAGGATTACTCCACCAAATGCCTTCTGGTGCCAAGGAGATCTGGGGGGAGTAGAAAAAGATGAGTTTCTACACAAGCAGTTCTGAGAAAACATTGGTGACGAACATAACATTTCTCTCCAGAGTCAcctcagtgtgtgagtgtacaggTGCTCCACAACAACAGGGATCTGCAGAATTTGGAAAGTGAGAGCTGGGAGATAGTGGTACAGAAACAGTGTTTTCTCCATCAGAAAGAAGGGCAGGTAATTGACAGCCCATCCTCCAGAGCACACAACACCCGCCAGCACCAGCTGCTCCCAAGAGGCTAAACGTGGGCAGAGcaaagtgtaaaaaaataaacaggagTTAAAAGATCAGCCATGATCCACAACAGTTCTCACAAAGCCAGTGCGTGACATATTTTCTATAATGGGTGATGTTTCTTTATATAATGTGacctttatataatataatataaggcCATGTACCACTTTACTTATATCAGAATGGAATTTAACCTGCACAAAGTATAAATCACCACAACTATTTTGTTCTGCAATTTACTTTCAAAACATCATACAAATTTGTACATAAAGCAATATCATTACATttggaatatttaaaaatgtctctttttttattgttaaacaAAGTCAGGCCTTCAAATAATTTGTCAAAATATTATGTAACGGATTTAAaatcatttatgcaattatccaattagtCAATTCTTCCTCAAGGAGTTTTCCTTGCCACAGGATTGCTCATGAGagatatatttacacatttaaaatttatatcctgaatgtatttctttctgtaaagctgcttcgagacaatgtccattattaaaagcgctatacaaattgaattgaattgaataattgGTCATGCTCAGTACTAGCGTGGTGGTCCTAATAaagttgctgtgtgtgtatataatcaaagggaatacagtgccctccattaatattggcagctgtggtaaatatgagcaaagatggctgtgaaaatttgcctttattgtttaaaactCTTCATCTTTtattcaaaaaaattcacagaaatatgCTGTTcgcgtggatatcaaacaattgtacgTGGGCTACAGATCATAAGGATAAAAATTAGGGCAAACAAATCAATGCTTCCCATAAATAAAGGAACACAAATATAAAGTAGTtgtagcttcttttttttttatttctttaaattttatttagctttttagATGGGAAATTAATACAAACAGTATCACTATTTTCACCTCAGATGCAACCTACCTTCAGGGATGTCCTCTATTTTCCGCCGTCGTCTCAGCAGATAAGTTAAAAACAGGACCGCGTAAACGAGAAGTGCAAGGTTTGCAAGCGTCCAAGTGACTATGTTTCCTATCAAGTGGATTTGGGCCTGGAGGAAATGATGGGAGAGGATTACATATTATACACAAGAATATATTACAGACTGTCCACAAGACTGTATAGACGAACGTATAAAGAACATACATTACTTGATGGATGAAGCCAGTATGCGATGTTGGTATCCATGGTGATCCATTCCAAGGGTAAGGAGCTGTATTTGTGTTCTGACTCTTCATTTCTTACAGTCAGCATCTTCCACTGTCACAAGAAATATTTTAAGCAACTCAAACTCACAGAAGTTCATAAAAATCATACTGTCTGATTCATTATCACCTGCAGTTCCATGAACTTAGCCATGAACGTGAGGTTTCTGCTGAAGTCAACATGAGTAGGGGACTTGAGCTCAAGTTCTCTCTCCTGCTGTTCCTGACCTGTGTCCATAACACAACAGAACGAttagctcgaaccagtctggccattctcctcttacctctctcttcaataaagtATTTCCACCCATGTTTTTTGTACGTTTCTGTGTAaaatctagagactgttgtgtgtgaaaatcccaggagatcggcagtgtctgaaatactcaaaccggcCCGGCTGCAACCGTCAACCACGCCATATGCCATGATTAAAGCCACAGAGATtacactttttcctcattctgatgtttgatgtgaacattaactgaagctcttgacctgtatctgcatggcTGCGTTCCTATTAAAGCggccggtgagtgtatataacTCGTGTATACAAATCTAGACGCTAGGGACGTAACTGAATATGAAGACGTGCATCAGAATGAACAGATCATGTGTTCTAAACTAGTACAAATACTGATGCGAATGGGAGGTGCTCTAGTCACGGTgtcatggtggtttaaattacactaatagtttgtttatattctgggaaaccaaaccaaaaatttaaaaaattaatttttagAAAATACGgcaggcaggtacaaacaaaaataataactatgcaaatgtgattttaaaaaacaaacagtctTATTCATATCTCTAGTTAAGACGTATTatgaactcgagtgatgtagctgaggctgAGGAATCCTCAAAGCCttttcacacaccatgctgcCATCTGCACCTGGGTTTTCTCGTTCGGACCACACCCATTTCTGGTCTAAATCCGGATAAAGATACAGACAAATACAGATAGCAATCTGGCCCAAAGACTTTCTCTTACTTCTGCCATAACGATGCTCTTCAACGTTCCACACACCACTCTGCTGGTAGCCTTTATATATCTTATCACCCACCACCTCCAGCTGATTAAACCCCCACTCTGGAAGAGACGCTCCACTCAGCTACAGAAGAAGCAGAAAGTGTCTTTTCGTTTATAGTAATTTATGATCTTATAGCGAGGTAGTTCTGTTAAATGCATAAAATAGAAATAGCTATATAGTATAAACACAAACCTTCAGCACTGCAGAAGTGTTGACGTGGATGAGCCGCACCTCTGACAGAATAGTCTTCCACACGTCTCGGTCAGACTCACGGTTTGTGATGTcctgagaaacagacagaaaaaccTTCTCAGTTTTCACTATAAAGGTGAGCACCTAAACAGCTCAGTATATAagttatatgtattattatatagttatttTTTGAGCCCCCTTCTGCCTGCTGGGagaattacaattacaatgcaTTGACCAGCCTTCCCTCCCCCTCATTAACCCCACACCATGGCCATGCCTTCTGAATtgcctttataaaaaaaatttttttaaaagagcgGCGCGTAGCAGGTTTGTTTCCACTCTGGGCGGGGCTTATTTCCTGTCTGGAAATGTTAAAAGATGGTCAAATTGCCAAAACTAGCCAGCAACCTGACTTTTTATCAATCCAGGTTACTCACCACTCTCCAGAGATTCTGGGCTGGCATGGACACATTGAAGTCAATGTAGGCAGACACTTCCTGCGAGTGAGGGCTCATGGGAGCTGCAACATCATGCCTAGGAGTATATGATTTTTCATATTACTTTTGTGCAAACTGACTGCCTGAAATCTTTCAGTTAAGAATATGAACATGGAGTTCAGTTACGTGTTGAGGAATCGTGAGGTCATGCCGTGCAGCAGCTGTATCACGTCGCCTTGTCTGACGGGTCTGGGTGGACTGCTCACCACAAGGCTCTGCCTGGAAAATCAATCAATTCATATCACAGAATTACACAAAACTCGCACCCTGCATTACGCAGGCCCCGTTTCACTTAGACCTGCAGAATGTTTTGCAAGTTGGAGATCGTGCATACTTTCTTGGATCTTTGATAATCCACCAGTTGTTGACGTCTTTGAAAGGGTAGCACGTCACCTGCTGCTGGTGCGAGCTGCCACGCCCATTTTCATATCTGCACACAGTTAGACAGAGGAAAGCATTACTGCATGTAATCCAGACAGTTACAAGattggactttaatgtttggatttctttatgtgTGTGGATTTCTCGAGTTAATACCGAAGTCTGgagaaaatttcatgtgaataacctcttTGGAAATAtagttactgaaaaaaaatgttgacgcgttcaatacttatttcctccactgtacaTAAGAATGGTGCTAATAATTAATGTAACAAATTCAAGACGTCTTACCTGATTGGATAGTTGGCCTTGTGAGAATGAAGCCAGCATGGAACAGGTTTGCTGGAAACACTGCGAAGAGTCACTTGGGAACCGAACGCCACCTCCAGAGGCTGACCCTGAGTGATCCTGGCCAGGCCACCCTGTTTATTACAGAATGACCAATCCTAAATCCACGAGTTAATAACGATGTTAGATCCTGACTCTAGTATAGTTTTCAAGTAAGATGTTTGATAGCCAGGAGAGTATCTGACTAGAGTAACCTCGCCGCTGTGGACTGCTTCACACTTTTGTGGCAGGCATTTTCCCCTGCATCTGAGAAAAATCGACATCGCCCATTGAATCTTCCGACCTGTCTGCTTCACACCCAAATGCTTTTATCTGTACCCAAAATAACCACTTGCCGTCGGACCAACCGGCAGAGACCGACCACCTGTGCACCTAATACGCTCCATTGGCCAGCAAACTATCATATAAACTCTATCTTCCATACAGCAATGTGCTCCTGATCTTTACTGCAAAGTTCCTGAGGACTCTCTACAGCAAAACGTCTGCATTCTAACACATTCTCACAAAGATAAAAGTCGCTGAATTTCAAACACAGATGGGTCCACAAGTCTGAGTCTACAGCTGAAAAATAGCAGAAAGGTTTATGCCActgataatgttaatatttaagtAAATACTATTTAAAACTGAGGCAAGTGCATTCTTAACTTTTAACACTGTAAATCCTTAAACCAAGTTGAAATCTCTCAAAATCCAAtttacaatcttttttttttttaaatggttgttACACCACACATTTCATCTAAATACTAACATCCACCCGAATACATGGAGTTTTTGGTTGTTCTAATGCTGACATTAACTTCCCATATTAAAAtactattaaaaataattttgcaGTAGCCCTATTTATAATCCTTGGATCTATTACACCTTGTTAAATTCTTGGATTTATTACACTTTTCATCATTTATACTTACTCTTTGTGTAATATAATATGCTTGAATCATTCCTATTTTGGAATAAAATATTAcgtaatacaaaaaaaaaagattattattattattattattattataattaaaggAATTTATGCTGGAAATGTCTGGAAAATGGCATTATTCCAGCCCCATAGACAACAATGGGAAATCTTTAACCCCCCACCAAATGTGTCCAATTGTTCGGCATGGTCCAGAGAATCAGAAAATCCCATTTGGATGTTACCCATTGGGAATTACCCATCGGGATTCAGAATGCACACTAATGTAACATGAGTCTTGAGTAGCAAACAGAGACACTGTTTGGGTTTACTATCTCCACAGGAAATCTTCGGCACCTAACTAGCTCCAAATGAGTTACGCTCCAACAAACGCGCATacacatttccccctctgaggctgtgaagcctcatacactaccttaattaagcgggtatctgtggaggaactggttctgccgcaccccatggccgtcccccgctagctgtcggaggattactctaacaaggccataatccctgcgcccgtcgtccccgtaatccaatgggtcccttacattaaccacttctacgcaacactgatccgaacaggagctgaggagtttttgtagacctggtgggagacgtgctagtgttgtgcgccctggggtctcatagtagattggcagctggagaatgggccttaggacccccctacatccactttgcgccggacatgtgtagatgtacctagccataactcttaacccttaacttacttctccttttaactatgtatatatatatatctcatttcgaatttaactaccttgattatacgtttgtttgcctacatcgattataagattaactgagttcctctaatcatttattactactactactgccatacgtatgagtacactac of Ictalurus punctatus breed USDA103 chromosome 22, Coco_2.0, whole genome shotgun sequence contains these proteins:
- the pomt1 gene encoding protein O-mannosyl-transferase 1 isoform X2; translated protein: MGLFTYLLLLSLAAVHTWRVIGDKTLSNGKVLLQVVARFLCLVVLPVFLYLGFFYIHLSVLHRSGPHDQLMSSAFQASLEGGLARITQGQPLEVAFGSQVTLRSVSSKPVPCWLHSHKANYPIRYENGRGSSHQQQVTCYPFKDVNNWWIIKDPRKQSLVVSSPPRPVRQGDVIQLLHGMTSRFLNTHDVAAPMSPHSQEVSAYIDFNVSMPAQNLWRVDITNRESDRDVWKTILSEVRLIHVNTSAVLKLSGASLPEWGFNQLEVVGDKIYKGYQQSGVWNVEEHRYGRSQEQQERELELKSPTHVDFSRNLTFMAKFMELQWKMLTVRNEESEHKYSSLPLEWITMDTNIAYWLHPSSNAQIHLIGNIVTWTLANLALLVYAVLFLTYLLRRRRKIEDIPEASWEQLVLAGVVCSGGWAVNYLPFFLMEKTLFLYHYLPALTFQILQIPVVVEHLYTHTLRSPWHQKAFGGVILAALCSVYICYRTFSPLTYGQPELTPEQLNALRWRDSWDILFHKR
- the pomt1 gene encoding protein O-mannosyl-transferase 1 isoform X1, with amino-acid sequence MQRVKIPPTVKVDINVLLVAVTAFGLLTRLYGIQFPRAVVFDEVYYGQFVSLYMKRVFFIDESGPPFGHMILALGGYLGGFDGNFVWNRIGAEYSSNIPIWTLRVIPALAGSFSVPLAYLLTVELGFSHFSALGASVLLILENSLIVQSRFMLLESVLIFFLLLAVVSYLRFHNAPNSSLSRWLWLVVSGASCTFAVGVKYMGLFTYLLLLSLAAVHTWRVIGDKTLSNGKVLLQVVARFLCLVVLPVFLYLGFFYIHLSVLHRSGPHDQLMSSAFQASLEGGLARITQGQPLEVAFGSQVTLRSVSSKPVPCWLHSHKANYPIRYENGRGSSHQQQVTCYPFKDVNNWWIIKDPRKQSLVVSSPPRPVRQGDVIQLLHGMTSRFLNTHDVAAPMSPHSQEVSAYIDFNVSMPAQNLWRVDITNRESDRDVWKTILSEVRLIHVNTSAVLKLSGASLPEWGFNQLEVVGDKIYKGYQQSGVWNVEEHRYGRSQEQQERELELKSPTHVDFSRNLTFMAKFMELQWKMLTVRNEESEHKYSSLPLEWITMDTNIAYWLHPSSNAQIHLIGNIVTWTLANLALLVYAVLFLTYLLRRRRKIEDIPEASWEQLVLAGVVCSGGWAVNYLPFFLMEKTLFLYHYLPALTFQILQIPVVVEHLYTHTLRSPWHQKAFGGVILAALCSVYICYRTFSPLTYGQPELTPEQLNALRWRDSWDILFHKR